Proteins encoded together in one Macadamia integrifolia cultivar HAES 741 chromosome 8, SCU_Mint_v3, whole genome shotgun sequence window:
- the LOC122085869 gene encoding ferritin-3, chloroplastic-like has translation MLLRASASVFSPQGAIRSPLQSSYSVSPSSLNSSSSFFLPTQTGRNGREGSVVSATTKDSTNRSVTGVVFEPFEEMKKVPLPSLVPIAPQQSLARQKYVDECEAAINEQINVEYNVSYVYHAMYAYFDRDDVALKGLAKFFKESSDEERAHAEKLIEYQNKRGGRVKLQPIVSTQSEFYHEEKGDALYAMELGLALEKLTNEKLLKLHSVAEQNHDVQLTDFIEGEFLTEQVEALKVVSEYVAQLRRVGKGHGVWHFDQMMLHEGIGAA, from the exons ATGCTTCTCAGAGCTTCAGCTTCTGTTTTCTCTCCACAAGGGGCCATTCGAAGCCCTCTTCAATCTTCTTATTCTGTCTCGCCGTCGAGCTtgaactcatcttcttctttctttctgccGACTCAAACGGggagaaatggaagagaagggTCCGTAGTCTCGGCAACGACAAAAGATTCGACCAATCGGTCAGTAACAGGTGTTGTGTTTGAGCCCTTCGAAGAGATGAAGAAGGTACCTCTGCCTTCTCTTGTTCCCATCGCTCCCCAGCAGTCACTTGCTCGCCAGAAGTACGTTGATGAGTGTGAGGCTGCCATAAACGAACAAATCAA CGTTGAGTACAATGTCTCCTATGTGTATCATGCCATGTATGCCTATTTTGACCGGGATGATGTTGCTCTCAAGGGCCTTGCCAA ATTTTTCAAGGAGTCAAGTGACGAAGAAAGGGCACATGCAGAGAAACTGATTGAATATCAG AacaagagaggaggaagagtaAAGCTACAGCCTATAGTGTCAACCCAGTCTGAATTTTATCACGAGGAGAAAGGAGATGCACTCTATG CAATGGAGCTTGGATTGGCATTGGAGAAGTTAACAAATGAAAAGCTTCTGAAGTTACATAGT GTAGCAGAACAGAACCATGATGTGCAGTTGACTGACTTCATTGAGGGCGAGTTTTTGACTGAGCAG GTGGAAGCCCTCAAGGTGGTCTCCGAATATGTAGCTCAATTGAGACGGGTGGGCAAAGGACATG GAGTATGGCATTTTGACCAAATGATGCTCCATGAAGGCATCGGTGCTGCATGA
- the LOC122085922 gene encoding 40S ribosomal protein S17-like: protein MIMRNPSAYRLSCSCSYLQEEAFSPTPSQFSSLVAATMGRVRTKTVKKSSRQVIERYYSRMTLDFHTNKKILEEVAIIPSKRLRNKIAGFSTHLMKRIQRGPVRGISLKLQEEERERRMDFVPDESAIKIDSIEVDKETIDMLTALGMADLPGVVKQADTTAAPTSGYGRGGGYGGGAPRKF from the coding sequence ATGATAATGCGAAACCCTAGCGCCTACCGTCTCAGTTGCAGTTGCTCTTACTTGCAGGAGGAAGCTTTCTCCCCTACCCCATCCCAATTCTCTTCACTAGTAGCTGCCACCATGGGACGCGTTCGCACCAAGACAGTGAAGAAATCCTCTCGACAGGTGATTGAGAGGTACTACTCTCGAATGACCCTCGATTTCCACACCAACAAGAAGATCTTGGAGGAAGTAGCTATCATCCCATCGAAGCGTCTCCGCAACAAGATCGCTGGGTTCTCTACCCATCTCATGAAGCGCATCCAAAGAGGCCCAGTTCGTGGGATCTCTCTCAAACTCCAGGAGGAAGAACGTGAGAGGCGTATGGACTTTGTACCCGACGAATCCGCTATTAAGATCGATAGCATTGAGGTCGACAAGGAGACTATCGATATGCTCACTGCCCTTGGCATGGCTGATCTTCCCGGTGTTGTCAAGCAAGCCGATACCACTGCCGCTCCGACATCTGGTTACGGTAGGGGTGGTGGTTATGGAGGTGGGGCTCCTaggaaattttaa
- the LOC122087339 gene encoding 40S ribosomal protein S4: MARGLKKHLKRLNAPKHWMLDKLGGAFAPKPSSGPHKSRECLPLILILRNRLKYALTYREVISILMQRQVLVDGKVRTDKTYPSGFMDVVSIPKTNENFRLLYDTKGRFRLHAIKDEEAKFKLCKVRSVQFGQKGIPYLSTYDGRTIRYPDPLIRSNDTIKLDLESNKIVDFIKFDVGNVVMVTGGRNRGRVGIIKNREKHKGSFETIHVQDATGHEFATRLGNVYTIGKGSKPWVALPKGKGIKLSIIEEARKRLAAQAATTA; the protein is encoded by the exons ATG GCTCGAGGGTTGAAAAAGCATTTGAAGAGGCTCAATGCACCAAAGCATTGGATGTTAGACAAACTTGGTGGTGCATTT GCTCCAAAGCCATCATCTGGGCCCCACAAATCCAGGGAATGCTTGCCTTTGATTCTTATCTTAAGAAACCGTTTGAAATATGCCCTTACATACCGTGAGGTCATTTCTATACTGATGCAACGACAGGTTCTTGTTGATGGGAAGGTTAGGACTGATAAGACGTATCCCAGTGGGTTTATGG ATGTTGTATCAATTCCTAAAACAAATGAGAATTTCCGTCTCCTTTATGATACCAAGGGTCGTTTCCGTCTGCACGCAATCAAAGACGAAGAGGCAAAG TTTAAGCTATGCAAGGTCCGTTCTGTGCAATTTGGGCAGAAGGGTATCCCATATCTCAGCACTTATGATGGACGCACAATCCGTTATCCTGACCCACTCATCAGGTCCAATGACACCATCAAGCTTGACCTTGAGAGTAACAAGATCGTTGACTTCATTAAGTTTGATGTGGGGAATGTGGTCATGGTTACTGGAGGTAGGAACAGGGGTCGTGTAGGAATTATCAAGAACAGGGAGAAGCACAAGGGTAGCTTTGAGACCATCCACGTTCAGGACGCCACTGGCCATGAGTTTGCCACCCGTCTGGGCAATGTCTACACAATTGGCAAGGGTAGCAAGCCTTGGGTAGCTCTACCCAAGGGCAAGGGTATTAAGTTGTCCATCATTGAAGAGGCCAGGAAGAGGCTTGCAGCCCAAGCAGCTACCACAGCTTAA